GCTTCAACAGCCTGTGCTGGTTCCACAAATAATACTCCCTTACCCTCCCAGACCCTTGGTTTCCGTATCTACCATGTGGGAAAGAAGCCGTTACGAAATATACGGctgtgaaaatgcaaaataaataaataaataagaaagaaagaaaaatgttaaccaTTTAAATACACTCAAAGATGGATATACCTTAAGACTTCATTACCAATTCAGTGAtaaacacacattcttttcatctgaCTGTgacataaaataccaaaatatatagCCAAATAAATATCTAGGTATTAATCATTCATTGTGGTCCTACTTGAAATTCTTagctttttgctatttttaagtaGTCACTTTGTAAAAGGCATTGAGTTGTCTCCTAGTTACTACGGGAGCCTGCATTTCTGTGGTCAAGTAACGAAGGCCCAACTAATGCGTGGCCCAGCCAAGTTAGCGGCTGTGTCTGGCAACTGTTTTCTACACAAATATTGGTCCTGGTAGTAGGTCTGATACATCTGCCACTTGTTAGTAGTCTTGCAGCTAGAGGACAAAAGACCTCAACATGAACAAATGAGTAGCCAAGAAGTATATTTCAGAACACACTGCAGTTCATATTACTAGGTACATGAATATTCTCGTAACATTTTAAGTaagttaaattgaatttttaaactaattttaaactttttcttacttaacttactgagaatttttgttgttgttcaataaAACTGTCTGCAACAGGTAAATGCCAGGAATAGTTGAGTGATTCTCAAAGCTATACACAGATACCTGGATTTTCTTGGCTTCACCTCTGCTGCGTCTAGGTCCCTTTGGAGTTCTTCACCTTGTTTTCCgcatccttctctttttcttgttctttctcttcctcgCCTGCAGCATCTTGGGCCTCTTCATCCCACTTTTCGGGCTGAGATTTAGTGACTTCTTTAGGGAAGAATAATACACACATGGGGACCAGACATTCACAGAAAATATAGCCCAATTTATAACTAGCAGCGGCATTCAGCTACTCCACCCTCAGGAGAAGCAGGATAGAGTTAAGTAAGAAAGGAATAGCTGGGCACCTTCCTACTGGTTTTCACAACAGTTCCATGGCCCTCACGTTGCTGCTGCTTGATCATTTCCACAGGGACACTGTATTTCCCTTTTTTCCAGTAAATCTCCCACCCAAAGCGGCTGattatttctagttctttggAGAAGAAGAGATCTGAATCATCGGGTCCGATCTCATTCTACGGTGTTTTGGTCAGAACTTTGttgggaaaatatttgtttacctCAAAAGACAAATTCTATGGTGAAGCTCATTGGTTCCTCACCCCCCTGAATGCTTCATTTTTACCAAGTGCTCCTGCATCACTTCATCATTTGGGGGATCAACTTTCTACGAATCTTTACACTTTGAAAAGCCATGAACTAAAAGGGATGCCTGCCATTTGCCTGTTCTTTTCCTTGGCGCATCCCTTCTGTTTCCTGCGGAGCTCCCTCCTGAACCCCTATCTACCCGGCCATTCATCTGCGGGCTCACAAATGGCACCGATGATCTCAGATCTCCTATCAAATATAGGTTGGTAGAGGGCGACAAGTTTTCTCAAAACCACAGATGTCGTTAGAGAATTGGGCTTCGACTCATTGGGACACATTCTGCCTTAAGTTTCAGGAGGGCCCCGACTCCTGCTTCACCACCCGAGGCCCCGACCCCCCTTCACCACCCGCTTCACCAGCTATGCCCGCACCGCGGCCCTGCCTAGAACCCTGGGACACACGGGTCCCCGCCTCCCCGCTGCTGCCGCTAGCCCGTTCCTTACCCTCTGGGGCCGTGGCCTCCTGTGCGGTCGGTTCTTCTGTGGCCGGTTCCTCTGCGTCTGGTTCCTCTGTGGCCTCCTCTGAGAGCTTCTCCTCTGCGGCCTCCTCCGCGGGCTCCCTGGCCATCTCCGCCAGGTCAGCTGGCACTGCAGGCTCTGGGACCGATGCGGCCTCCTGGATCAGGCCCAGGCCCTCGCCCGCCCGGACTGcggcccctgcacccagcctctggGGCAGCAGCAGCGGGGGGAGGTTGCCCCAGAGGTTGCGCGCAGCAGCGTGTGGCCCCACCATCAGGCGGCTGAGTTGACGGTTCTCTATGAGGATGTGGTCGTTGTGAGAGAGGCGGTGGAGAAGGGAGTGGACCATGTCCAGGAGCACGAAGTGAATGCCCGACGCCGGGTAGCGACGGGCGACCACCGCCAAGTCGAAGTTGGCCGCCTcgttcccctcttcctcctcctcttcctccgtCGCGGGCCCGATATCTGAGTCCTCCTCGGCGCTCCCGCCCCGGGGGACTGCGGCCAGGCCTGCCGCCTgctcaccctcctcctccccgAGGCCTTCCACGGGCCCTGCGACTCCGACCACCTCGGCCGCAGGCACCACGTCGCTGCTGTCGGGGCCGGAGTCGCCGCCCTCCTGGTTACCAGCTCCGGCCGCCTCGGCCTGTGCTCCCTCCTGGCTTACCGGGGCCTCCTGGTCCCCTTGGGTCGGGTGTCGGTCCCCTGTGGCAGACATGACACCAGCAGCGCCTCAACTGGGGTGGCGAGCGGGCTGAGGCGACCACGGTGAAGACGGTGACCACTGAGGTGGCTACGGCCGAGGGGAGGCGAGGAGCTGGCCGCTGAGGGAGTAAGAGTCTCTCTCTTTATTGAGGGAATAAGAGTCTGTCTCAGACGACACCCTAAGATGGGAAGGGCAGGGAGCGAATCCTAGAAACCTCCCACCAAGGCTGGCCTGAGAGGACTTAGACAAGTTGGGAAAGATTCTGGTCGGCAGGCGAAAGGGGGCGGGACCGGAAGGGTCAACGAGGGGCTCTCAGTGAGCCCTAAGCTCATTTGCTGAAAACTTCAGATTGACATGTTCTATGTCCAATGAATGA
This region of Homo sapiens chromosome X genomic patch of type FIX, GRCh38.p14 PATCHES HG439_PATCH genomic DNA includes:
- the CT47A5 gene encoding cancer/testis antigen 47A (The RefSeq protein has 1 substitution compared to this genomic sequence), which gives rise to MSATGDRHPTQGDQEAPVSQEGAQAEAAGAGNQEGGDSGPDSSDVVPAAEVVGVAGPVEGLGEEEGEQAAGLAAVPRGGSAEEDSDIGPATEEEEEEEGNEAANFDLAVVARRYPASGIHFVLLDMVHSLLHRLSHNDHILIENRQLSRLMVGPHAAARNLWGNLPPLLLPQRLGAGAAARAGEGLGLIQEAASVPEPAVPADLAEMAREPAEEAAEEKLSEEATEEPDAEEPATEEPTAQEATAPEEVTKSQPEKWDEEAQDAAGEEEKEQEKEKDAENKVKNSKGT